One Chroicocephalus ridibundus chromosome 21, bChrRid1.1, whole genome shotgun sequence DNA segment encodes these proteins:
- the DCAF8 gene encoding DDB1- and CUL4-associated factor 8 isoform X1, producing the protein MSDKGSSMEGKTDIVNGSLSSSPEEMSAEEGRETSSGIEVEASDLSLSLTGDDVGPNRTSTESRDTDTESSGEEKDSDSMDDTGHYSINEENRALDRSHSEEEEEEEEEEEQRSHRRAQRKRANHDQDSSDDEQALEDWVSSETTALPQPRWQAVHALRERELGSSSRFVYEACGARVFVQRFRLQHGLEGHTGCVNTLHFNQRGTWLASGSDDLKVVVWDWVRRQPVLEFESGHKSNVFQAKFLPNSGDSTLAMCARDGQVRVAELSATQCCKNTKRVAQHKGASHKLALEPDSPCTFLSAGEDAVVFTIDLRQDRPASKLVVTKEKEKKVGLYTIYVNPANTYQFAVGGRDQFVRIYDQRKIDENENNGVLKKFCPHHLVNSESKANITCLVYSHDGSELLASYNDEDIYLFNSSHSDGAEYIKRYKGHRNNATVKGVNFYGPKSEFVVSGSDCGHIFLWEKSSCQIVQFMEGDKGGVVNCLEPHPHLPVLATSGLDHDVKIWAPTAENPTELAGLKEVIKKNKLERDEDSLHHTDMFDSHMLWFLMHHLRQRRHHRRRREPGAPDGDSDESPSSSDTSDDEEEGPDRVQCMPS; encoded by the exons ATGTCGGATAAAGGGAGCAGCATGGAGGGGAAGACGGACATAGTGAATG GCAGCTTGTCCAGCAGCCCAGAGGAGATGTCAGCCGAGGAGGGCCGAGAAACCTCCTCCGGCATCGAGGTGGAGGCCTCCGACCTCAGCCTGAGCCTCACGGGGGACGACGTGGGGCCCAACCGCACCAGCACGGAGAGCCGGGATACGGACACGGAGAGCTCGGGGGAAGAGAAGGACTCTGACAGCATGGACGACACGGGCCACTACTCCATAAACGAGGAGAACCGGGCCCTCGACCGGTCGCattcagaggaggaagaggaggaggaggaagaggaggagcagcggTCCCACCGCCGTGCCCAGCGCAAGCGTGCCAACCACGACCAAGACTCCTCGGACGACGAGCAGGCCCTGGAGGACTGGGTGTCCTCGGAGACCAcggcgctgccccagccccgctggcagGCGGTCCATGCCCTCCGGGAAAGGGAGCTGGGCTCCAGCTCCCGCTTCGTCTACGAGGCCTGCGGGGCCAGGGTCTTTGTGCAACGCTTCCGCCTCCAGCACGGCCTGGAGGGACACACGGGCTGCGTCAACACCCTGCACTTTAACCAGCGCGGCACGTGGCTGGCCAGCGGCAGCGACGACCTCAAAGTGGTGGTGTGGGACTGGGTCAGGAGGCAGCCAGTGCTGGAGTTCGAGAGCGGCCACAAAAGCAACGTCTTCCAG GCCAAGTTCCTCCCCAACAGCGGCGACTCCACGCTGGCCATGTGTGCTCGGGACGGCCAGGTCCGGGTGGCCGAGCTCTCCGCCACCCAATGCTGCAAAAATACCAAGCGCGTGGCACAGCACAAAGGAGCTTCGCACAAG CTGGCCCTAGAACCGGATTCTCCATGCACTTTCCTATCGGCAGGTGAAGATGCTGTAGTCTTCACCATTGATCTGAGACAAGACCGGCCCGCCTC GAAACTGGTTGTgacaaaagaaaaggagaagaaggtggGTCTGTACACCATCTACGTGAACCCAGCCAACACCTACCAGTTTGCTGTGGGAGGCAGAGATCAGTTTGTCAG GATTTACGACCAGCGGAAAATAGATGAGAATGAGAACAACGGCGTGCTAAAGAAGTTCTGCCCTCACCACTTG GTGAACAGCGAGTCCAAAGCCAACATCACCTGCCTGGTCTACAGCCACGACGGCTCGG AGCTGTTGGCCAGCTACAACGATGAAGACATTTATCTCTTCAACTCCTCGCACAGCGACGGAGCGGAGTACATCAAGAGATACAAGGGACATCGCAATAATGCCACCG tgaaaggcGTCAATTTTTACGGCCCCAAAAGCGAGTTTGTGGTGAGCGGCAGCGATTGCGGCCACATCTTCCTGTGGGAGAAATCGTCCTGCCAGATCGTGCAGTTCATGGAGGGCGACAAGGGAGGAGTG gTGAACTGCCTGGaaccccatccccacctccccgtCCTGGCCACCAGCGGCCTCGACCACGACGTCAAGATTTGGGCGCCCACGGCGGAGAATCCCACCGAGCTGGCCGGCCTCAAGGAG GTGATCAAGAAGAACAAGCTGGAGCGGGACGAGGACAGCCTCCACCACACCGACATGTTCGACAGCCACATGCTCTGGTTCCTCATGCACCACCTGCGACAGAGGCGCCATCACCGG cgcCGAAGAGAGCCGGGAGCGCCGGACGGCGACTCGGATGAGTCTCCCAGTTCCTCCGACACCTCGGACGACGAGGAAGAGGGGCCGGATCGGGTGCAGTGCATGCcctcctga
- the PEX19 gene encoding peroxisomal biogenesis factor 19 isoform X2, producing MAAEPGPGPDPELEELLDSALDDFEKARPAAPPQPPAPPSGAQPSPSAAAKEKFFQELFEGELAAQAAAEFEQAMQELAREEPHLVEQFQKLSEAAGRVGGDAASQQEFTSCLKETLSGLAKNATDLQSSSASEEELAKALEGLGLEEGDDGGVLPVMRSIMQSLLSKDVLYPSLKEITEKYPEWLRRHGQALPAEQYERYRAQHGVMGRICRQLEGERPGEGEEERRARFETLLDLMQQLQDLGHPPKELAGESPPGLNLELGGAAGGEQCRLM from the exons atggcggcggagccgggcccgggccccgacccggagctggaggagctgctcgaca GTGCCCTGGATGACTTCGAGAAGGCCagacccgccgcccccccccagccgccaGCACCCCCCTCGGGGGCCCAGCCctcgcccagcgccgccgccaaG GAGAAGTTCTTCCAGGAGCTCTTCGAGGGGGAGCTGGCGGCGCAGGCGGCGGCCGAGTTCGAGCAGGCCATGCAGGAGCTGGCGCGGGAGGAGCCCCACTTGGTGGAGCAGTTCCAGAAGCTCTCGGAAGCAGCCGGCAGAGTGG GCGGCGACGCGGCGTCGCAGCAGGAATTCACCTCCTGCCTGAAGGAGACGCTGAGCGGCTTGGCCAAGAACGCCACCGACCTGCAG AGCTCTTCGGCCTCGGAAGAGGAGCTGGCGAAGgcgctggaggggctggggctggaggagggcgaCGACGGCGGCGTCCTGCCCGTCATGCGCAGCATCATGCAGAGCCTGCTCTCCAAGGACGTGCTCTACCCCTCGCTCAAGGAGATCACCGAGAAG TACCCGGAGTGGCTGCGGCGGCACGGGCAGGCGCTGCCGGCGGAGCAGTACGAGCGGTACCGGGCGCAGCACGGCGTCATGGGCCGCATCTGCCGGCAGCTGGAGGGCGAGAGGCCGGGCGAGGGCGAGGAGGAGCGGCGGGCGCGCTTCGAGACCCTCCTCGACCTCATGCAGCAG ctgcaggacctgggcCACCCCCCCAAGGAGCTGGCGGGGGAGTCG ccccccggcctgaacctggagctggggggggcggcgggcggcgagcAGTGCCGCCTCATGTAG
- the PEX19 gene encoding peroxisomal biogenesis factor 19 isoform X1 codes for MAAEPGPGPDPELEELLDSALDDFEKARPAAPPQPPAPPSGAQPSPSAAAKASLFASQEKFFQELFEGELAAQAAAEFEQAMQELAREEPHLVEQFQKLSEAAGRVGGDAASQQEFTSCLKETLSGLAKNATDLQSSSASEEELAKALEGLGLEEGDDGGVLPVMRSIMQSLLSKDVLYPSLKEITEKYPEWLRRHGQALPAEQYERYRAQHGVMGRICRQLEGERPGEGEEERRARFETLLDLMQQLQDLGHPPKELAGESPPGLNLELGGAAGGEQCRLM; via the exons atggcggcggagccgggcccgggccccgacccggagctggaggagctgctcgaca GTGCCCTGGATGACTTCGAGAAGGCCagacccgccgcccccccccagccgccaGCACCCCCCTCGGGGGCCCAGCCctcgcccagcgccgccgccaaG gcctcCCTCTTCGCCTCGCAGGAGAAGTTCTTCCAGGAGCTCTTCGAGGGGGAGCTGGCGGCGCAGGCGGCGGCCGAGTTCGAGCAGGCCATGCAGGAGCTGGCGCGGGAGGAGCCCCACTTGGTGGAGCAGTTCCAGAAGCTCTCGGAAGCAGCCGGCAGAGTGG GCGGCGACGCGGCGTCGCAGCAGGAATTCACCTCCTGCCTGAAGGAGACGCTGAGCGGCTTGGCCAAGAACGCCACCGACCTGCAG AGCTCTTCGGCCTCGGAAGAGGAGCTGGCGAAGgcgctggaggggctggggctggaggagggcgaCGACGGCGGCGTCCTGCCCGTCATGCGCAGCATCATGCAGAGCCTGCTCTCCAAGGACGTGCTCTACCCCTCGCTCAAGGAGATCACCGAGAAG TACCCGGAGTGGCTGCGGCGGCACGGGCAGGCGCTGCCGGCGGAGCAGTACGAGCGGTACCGGGCGCAGCACGGCGTCATGGGCCGCATCTGCCGGCAGCTGGAGGGCGAGAGGCCGGGCGAGGGCGAGGAGGAGCGGCGGGCGCGCTTCGAGACCCTCCTCGACCTCATGCAGCAG ctgcaggacctgggcCACCCCCCCAAGGAGCTGGCGGGGGAGTCG ccccccggcctgaacctggagctggggggggcggcgggcggcgagcAGTGCCGCCTCATGTAG
- the PEA15 gene encoding astrocytic phosphoprotein PEA-15, translating to MAEYRSLLEELAQNITAEDLEQLKSACKEDIPSEESEAIATSHHWFAFLEKHSKLDRDNLSYIEHIFEISRRPDLLTMVVQYRTQVLKISEEDEVDTKLTRIPSAKKYKDIIRQPSEEEIIKLAPPPKKA from the exons ATGGCCGAGTACCGCAGCCTCCTGGAGGAGCTGGCCCAGAACATCACGGCCGAGGACCTGGAGCAGCTGAAGTCGGCCTGCAAGGAGGACATCCCCAGCGAGGAGAGCGAGGCCATCGCCACCAGCCACCACTGGTTCGCCTTCCTGGAGAAGCACAGCAAGCTGGACAGAG aCAACCTGTCGTACATCGAGCACATCTTCGAGATCTCGCGCCGCCCCGACCTGCTGACCATGGTGGTGCAGTACCGCACCCAGGTCCTCAAGATCTCCGAGGAGGACGAGGTGGACACCAAGCTCACCCGCATCCCCAGCGCCAAGAAGTACAAGG ACATCATCCGACAGCCCTCTGAAGAGGAGATCATCAAACTGGCCCCCCCACCCAAGAAAGCCTga
- the DCAF8 gene encoding DDB1- and CUL4-associated factor 8 isoform X2: MSDKGSSMEGKTDIVNGSLSSSPEEMSAEEGRETSSGIEVEASDLSLSLTGDDVGPNRTSTESRDTDTESSGEEKDSDSMDDTGHYSINEENRALDRSHSEEEEEEEEEEEQRSHRRAQRKRANHDQDSSDDEQALEDWVSSETTALPQPRWQAVHALRERELGSSSRFVYEACGARVFVQRFRLQHGLEGHTGCVNTLHFNQRGTWLASGSDDLKVVVWDWVRRQPVLEFESGHKSNVFQAKFLPNSGDSTLAMCARDGQVRVAELSATQCCKNTKRVAQHKGASHKLALEPDSPCTFLSAGEDAVVFTIDLRQDRPASKLVVTKEKEKKVGLYTIYVNPANTYQFAVGGRDQFVRIYDQRKIDENENNGVLKKFCPHHLVNSESKANITCLVYSHDGSELLASYNDEDIYLFNSSHSDGAEYIKRYKGHRNNATAYFFAAPRVSSSSPRPSTQTLAKNALLSVWGRKRSSPVTLETRRLPGRKRIHGREPLPGS, encoded by the exons ATGTCGGATAAAGGGAGCAGCATGGAGGGGAAGACGGACATAGTGAATG GCAGCTTGTCCAGCAGCCCAGAGGAGATGTCAGCCGAGGAGGGCCGAGAAACCTCCTCCGGCATCGAGGTGGAGGCCTCCGACCTCAGCCTGAGCCTCACGGGGGACGACGTGGGGCCCAACCGCACCAGCACGGAGAGCCGGGATACGGACACGGAGAGCTCGGGGGAAGAGAAGGACTCTGACAGCATGGACGACACGGGCCACTACTCCATAAACGAGGAGAACCGGGCCCTCGACCGGTCGCattcagaggaggaagaggaggaggaggaagaggaggagcagcggTCCCACCGCCGTGCCCAGCGCAAGCGTGCCAACCACGACCAAGACTCCTCGGACGACGAGCAGGCCCTGGAGGACTGGGTGTCCTCGGAGACCAcggcgctgccccagccccgctggcagGCGGTCCATGCCCTCCGGGAAAGGGAGCTGGGCTCCAGCTCCCGCTTCGTCTACGAGGCCTGCGGGGCCAGGGTCTTTGTGCAACGCTTCCGCCTCCAGCACGGCCTGGAGGGACACACGGGCTGCGTCAACACCCTGCACTTTAACCAGCGCGGCACGTGGCTGGCCAGCGGCAGCGACGACCTCAAAGTGGTGGTGTGGGACTGGGTCAGGAGGCAGCCAGTGCTGGAGTTCGAGAGCGGCCACAAAAGCAACGTCTTCCAG GCCAAGTTCCTCCCCAACAGCGGCGACTCCACGCTGGCCATGTGTGCTCGGGACGGCCAGGTCCGGGTGGCCGAGCTCTCCGCCACCCAATGCTGCAAAAATACCAAGCGCGTGGCACAGCACAAAGGAGCTTCGCACAAG CTGGCCCTAGAACCGGATTCTCCATGCACTTTCCTATCGGCAGGTGAAGATGCTGTAGTCTTCACCATTGATCTGAGACAAGACCGGCCCGCCTC GAAACTGGTTGTgacaaaagaaaaggagaagaaggtggGTCTGTACACCATCTACGTGAACCCAGCCAACACCTACCAGTTTGCTGTGGGAGGCAGAGATCAGTTTGTCAG GATTTACGACCAGCGGAAAATAGATGAGAATGAGAACAACGGCGTGCTAAAGAAGTTCTGCCCTCACCACTTG GTGAACAGCGAGTCCAAAGCCAACATCACCTGCCTGGTCTACAGCCACGACGGCTCGG AGCTGTTGGCCAGCTACAACGATGAAGACATTTATCTCTTCAACTCCTCGCACAGCGACGGAGCGGAGTACATCAAGAGATACAAGGGACATCGCAATAATGCCACCG CTTATTTTTTTGCAGCTCCCCGTGTTTCGTCTTCCTCTCCAAGACCCTCAACACAAACTCTTGCAAAGAATGCGCTATTAAGTGTCTGGGGACGGAAGAGATCCTCGCCGGTAACCCTGGAAACCCGCCGGCTGCCAGGCAGGAAGCGAATTCATGGCAGGGAGCCGCTGCCCGGCTCCTGA
- the KCNJ9 gene encoding G protein-activated inward rectifier potassium channel 3, translated as MAQDNAAFCGVPEGVLGEAKPPPPPPPPPPPPRGCGGRGVAGSRQRQRYVEKDGKCNVQHGNVRETYRYLTDIFTTLVDLKWRFSLLVFILAYAVTWLFFGLIWWFIAYCRGDLDHLEDHAWTPCVNNLNGFVSAFLFSIETETTIGYGHRVITDKCPEGIVLLLLQAILGSMVNAFMVGCMFVKISQPNKRAETLVFSSHAVVSLRDDRLCLMFRVGDLRDSHIVEASIRAKLIKSKQTQEGEFIPLDQTDLSVGFETGDDRLFLVSPLIISHEIDERSPFWDVSRHQLEKDDFEIVVILEGMVEATGMTCQARSSYLADEVLWGHRFTPLLSLEEGFYEVDYGGFHHTVPVPTPACSARQLAAAAARRDAHLYWSIPSRLDQPLEEAEAAAAAAVGGDPETPQESNGSLASPEAR; from the exons ATGGCGCAGGACAACGCCGCCTTCTGCGGGGTCCCcgagggggtcctgggggaggccaaaccccccccccccccgcccccgcctcctccccctccccggggttgCGGcggccggggggtggcggggagccggcagcggcAGCGGTACGTGGAGAAGGACGGGAAGTGCAACGTGCAGCACGGCAACGTGCGCGAGACCTACCGCTACCTCACCGACATCTTCACCACCCTGGTGGACCTCAAGTGGCGCTTCAGCCTCCTGGTCTTCATCCTGGCCTACGCCGTCACCTGGCTCTTCTTCGGCCTCATCTGGTGGTTCATCGCCTACTGCCGGGGGGACCTGGACCACCTGGAGGACCACGCCTGGACCCCCTGCGTCAACAACCTCAACGGCTTCGTCTCCGCCTTCCTCTTCTCCATCGAGACGGAGACCACCATCGGCTACGGCCACCGCGTCATCACCGACAAGTGTCCGGAGGGCatcgtgctgctgctgctgcaggccaTCCTGGGCTCCATGGTCAACGCCTTCATGGTGGGCTGCATGTTCGTCAAGATCTCCCAACCCAACAAAAGGGCCGAGACCTTGGTCTTCTCCTCCCACGCCGTGGTCTCCCTGCGGGACGACCGGCTCTGCCTCATGTTCCGCGTGGGCGACCTGCGGGATTCCCACATCGTGGAGGCCTCCATCCGCGCCAAGCTCATCAAGTCCAAGCAGACGCAGGAGGGCGAGTTCATCCCCCTGGACCAGACCGACCTGAGCGTGGGCTTCGAGACGGGCGACGACCGGCTCTTCCTCGTCTCCCCCCTCATCATCAGCCACGAGATCGACGAGCGCAGCCCCTTCTGGGACGTCTCGCGCCaccagctggagaaggacgaCTTCGAGATCGTCGTCATCCTGGAGGGGATGGTGGAGGCCACAG GGATGACGTGCCAGGCCCGCAGCTCCTACCTGGCGGACGAGGTGCTGTGGGGCCACCGCTTCACCCCGCTGCTGAGCCTGGAGGAGGGGTTCTACGAGGTGGACTACGGGGGCTTCCACCACACCGTGCCCGTGCCCACCCCGGCCTGCAGCGCCCGGCAactggcggccgccgccgctcgccgcgaTGCCCACCTTTACTGGTCCATCCCCAGCCGCCTGGACCAGCcgctggaggaggcagaggcggcggcggcggcggcggttggGGGGGACCCCGAGACCCCCCAGGAAAGCAACGGCAGCCTGGCCAGCCCCGAGGCGCGGTGA